A window of the Nitrosopumilus ureiphilus genome harbors these coding sequences:
- a CDS encoding PPOX class F420-dependent oxidoreductase yields MDEKVVNLFSEKNLVFIATVMEDGSPQVSPVWANYENGYVLVNTAEGRIKHKNVLRDPRVAVSVVSKDNPLDMTAIRGTVEELIPDYEYKHADKLTQQYLGREHYPFKRDDEKRVILKIKPNNVFVLPELKMNE; encoded by the coding sequence ATTGACGAAAAAGTTGTAAATCTATTTTCTGAAAAAAATCTTGTTTTCATTGCAACTGTAATGGAAGATGGTTCTCCTCAAGTATCTCCGGTTTGGGCAAATTATGAAAATGGTTATGTTTTAGTAAATACTGCAGAAGGAAGAATCAAACACAAAAATGTTTTACGTGATCCTCGCGTTGCAGTTTCTGTTGTATCCAAAGACAATCCACTTGACATGACTGCAATTCGTGGAACTGTTGAAGAATTAATTCCGGATTATGAATACAAACATGCAGACAAACTTACACAACAATACCTGGGACGAGAACATTATCCATTCAAACGCGATGATGAAAAAAGAGTCATCCTAAAAATCAAACCAAACAACGTTTTTGTTTTGCCAGAATTAAAGATGAATGAGTAG
- the purC gene encoding phosphoribosylaminoimidazolesuccinocarboxamide synthase produces the protein MKFLTSGKVKDLYDVDENTLLFKFSDRVSAYDVKFKQDIPRKGEVLCKFAEFWFNELSVPNHFVRRESDTEIIVKKMKMLPIECVVRGYFYGSLVNRWKKGEVIVPEGTDTTLAAKLPEPLFDPTTKSEHDIPINKEKTLEMNLVTEEQYRWLEKTSVEIYKKMSTIADGAGFILADLKLEFGILDGKITLGDSIGPDEYRLWPKDSYTVGEIQEAYDKQLLRDWLTANGYQKQFDDERDAGRDPVAPEIPNEIIQKMTERYVIAYEKLTGNTL, from the coding sequence TTGAAGTTTCTAACAAGTGGTAAAGTAAAGGATCTTTATGATGTGGATGAAAATACCCTGCTCTTCAAGTTCTCAGATAGAGTTTCAGCATATGATGTAAAATTCAAACAAGATATTCCTAGAAAGGGAGAAGTACTGTGCAAATTTGCTGAATTTTGGTTTAATGAATTATCTGTGCCTAATCATTTTGTCAGACGAGAATCTGACACTGAAATTATTGTAAAAAAGATGAAGATGTTGCCAATAGAGTGTGTTGTGAGAGGCTATTTTTACGGTAGTCTAGTAAATCGATGGAAAAAAGGTGAGGTCATAGTTCCTGAAGGAACAGACACAACCTTGGCTGCAAAACTCCCAGAACCTCTTTTTGATCCTACTACAAAATCAGAACACGATATTCCAATCAACAAAGAAAAAACGTTGGAGATGAATTTAGTAACTGAGGAACAATACCGATGGTTAGAGAAAACATCTGTTGAAATTTACAAAAAAATGTCTACAATTGCAGATGGTGCTGGTTTTATTTTGGCTGATTTGAAATTAGAGTTTGGAATTCTAGATGGCAAAATTACGCTGGGTGATTCTATTGGCCCTGATGAGTATCGTTTATGGCCAAAGGACTCCTATACTGTTGGAGAAATACAAGAGGCATATGACAAACAACTATTGCGAGACTGGTTAACTGCAAATGGATATCAAAAACAATTTGATGATGAACGTGATGCAGGAAGAGATCCTGTTGCACCTGAGATTCCAAATGAAATTATTCAAAAAATGACTGAGCGCTACGTGATAGCATATGAAAAATTAACTGGAAATACTCTTTAA
- a CDS encoding DUF4352 domain-containing protein, with protein sequence MAGMGVIIVVGAIIASIIFANYMYTQYTTNYIEAVGGKATIVGPVEYIITFEGTHEGSKEVVPENTFVKIGITAKNITDKKTIISGGQFYIVDDKEQKHEAVYGEFSSKDLFLETLEPNKPIERTTQFDIPFDEEKQYKIIIRPQKDQSTVDTAVVCITNC encoded by the coding sequence ATGGCTGGAATGGGAGTAATAATTGTGGTTGGGGCCATAATAGCATCCATAATCTTTGCAAATTACATGTATACACAATACACAACAAACTACATTGAGGCAGTTGGAGGAAAAGCAACCATTGTTGGTCCAGTAGAATACATTATTACTTTTGAAGGAACACATGAGGGAAGTAAAGAAGTCGTACCAGAAAACACATTTGTAAAAATAGGAATCACTGCAAAAAACATCACCGATAAGAAAACAATCATTTCAGGAGGACAATTTTACATTGTTGATGATAAAGAACAAAAACACGAAGCAGTTTATGGAGAATTTTCATCAAAAGATTTATTTTTAGAAACTCTAGAACCAAACAAACCAATTGAAAGAACAACACAGTTTGACATTCCATTTGATGAAGAAAAACAATACAAAATAATTATCAGACCGCAAAAAGATCAGTCAACAGTTGATACAGCTGTTGTTTGTATTACAAATTGTTGA
- a CDS encoding winged helix-turn-helix domain-containing protein has product MSTLLEKQIKVNRIVTTSIEHARAIEDPARAKIVEILYRQALSADQISTALKKTGYKKALTTVRHHLEILKESGLVEIARIEESRGAITKYYSTSTKLLDFQTPEDFDSTYSKVINNTSTKIEKILKGLTPKTKSKGKKSEDYSQYLVMEIMNRAMTNVLEKSHNK; this is encoded by the coding sequence ATGTCTACATTGTTAGAAAAGCAAATCAAAGTTAATCGTATTGTTACGACAAGTATTGAACACGCACGTGCAATTGAAGACCCTGCACGGGCAAAAATTGTGGAAATTTTATACCGTCAAGCATTATCTGCAGACCAAATTTCAACTGCTCTAAAAAAGACTGGATACAAAAAAGCTTTGACTACAGTACGGCATCATCTGGAAATTCTAAAAGAATCCGGATTAGTTGAAATTGCACGAATTGAGGAATCACGAGGTGCTATTACAAAATATTATAGTACATCAACTAAATTGTTGGATTTTCAAACACCTGAAGATTTTGACTCTACATATTCCAAAGTCATTAACAACACATCTACAAAAATTGAAAAAATCCTCAAAGGATTGACACCAAAAACAAAATCAAAAGGGAAAAAATCTGAAGATTATTCACAGTATTTGGTAATGGAAATAATGAATAGAGCGATGACTAATGTACTTGAAAAATCTCACAACAAATAG